The DNA segment GCCGCCAGTTCCGACTCCGTGAAGAACGGCTTGCGGGGGTCGGTCTCCGGCAGGCCCGCGCGCTCGGTCGCGTTGACCTTGATGAAATCCACGCCGCGATCGAGCATCGCGCGCGCCACCCGCCCCAGCGCCTCGGGGCCCCGCACATCGCGTCCGAGGAGATCGCTGAGCCCCGGCTCATCGAGGAAGAGTCCCTCCGCCGGGCGGGGCCGCACATGGTAGCCCGCGGCGAGGATCTCCGGACCCGCGAGGCTCCCGCGCCGGGACAGTTCCCGCAGACCGACATCGGCGAAGAAGCCCGCCCCCATGCTGCGCGCCGTCGTGACTCCGGAGAGCAGCGCCCGGCGGGCCGCCTCGAGCGTCCCGATGTGGACGTGGGCGTCGATCAGCCCGGGAACGAGAAAGCGGCCGCCGAGGTCGATCGTGCGCGCCGCGGCGGGGATCTCTCCCTCCGCCACGACGGAAACGATGACTCCGTCCCGAACCACGACCGTCGCGTTCGCGAGGACGCCGGAGGTCGCCGGGTCGATCACCGCGGCGCCGGTGAAGGCGATCGCCTCGCTCTGGCCCGCCACCTGCGCCGGTGCGGCCAGGCAGGCCACCAGGACGCCCACGCAGCGGGCGAGTCGGAAGCGTCGGGACGCGGTCGCGGCTGAAATGCTGACAGACATTCGGAACCTCCGGAATCTTGACCGTAAGGCACCAAGATGCCTTCGGCCGTCGGTCGGGGACAGGAGCGCGCCGACACCGATTCGGCTACGTTGCCCCGAATGCCGCAAACGACGCCACCACTGCCCCGCGAGACCGCCGGCGGTCGGGAGCCGCTTTCGTTCCCGCTGCGCGTCGCGGCCATCGACGTGGGGTCGAACGCGTTTCGCTTCGTCGCGGCCGAGTTCAGCGACCCGAACCACTACGTGGAACTGGCCTCGGAGCGGGTCCCGGTCCGGTTGGGACACTCCGCCTTCCTCACCGGCGAACTGTCGCCTTCCGCCATCGACCGGACGGTCGAAGGGTTCCGCCGCTTCCGGGAGGACATCGACCGCCTGGGCATCGAGCATGTGCGCGCCGTGGCCACGAGCGCGGTCCGGGAGAGCCGGAACGGCGCGGACCTTGTCCGCCGCGTCGAAGAGGACGCGGGAATCCGGCTCGATCTCATCTCCGGCACGGATGAGGCGCGGCTCGTGTGGATGTCCGTCAAGCAGCGGTTCGATTTCGGCGACTCGAAGTGGATGCTCGTGGATCTCGGCGGCGGGAGCGTCGAAGTCTCGCTGGCGGATGAGTCCGGGATCATGTGGAGCGAGTCGCACCGGATGGGATCGGTGCGGCTGCTCGAGGAACTCACGGGGGCGGACGATGCTCCCGCGCACTTCGCGAATCTGCTCGCGGAGTACGCCGCCACGCTCTGCATCCCCCACGCGAGCAAGCACTGGACGCCCGTCCAGCTGATTGCCACCGGCGGCAATATCGAGGCACTCGCGCGCCTCGCGGGTCACAGCGACGCGGGCGGGACCCGCCGCATCACGCGGGCCGAACTCGCGATGGCGATCGAGGAGTTCTCCCATCTCTCCTACAGCCAGCGCATCGGACGGCTCGGCCTGCGCGAAGACCGGGCCGATGTGATTCTCCCCGCCGCGATCGTGTACGACCGCGTCGCCGAGCTCGCCGGAGCCGAGCAGATTCTCGTGCCCGGGGTCGGCGTGAAGGAGGGCGTGCTCTTCGACCTCGTCGATGAGCTGACGAGCGGGGCCGGTTTCGGGCGGCTGGAGCGGATCGTCCACGAGGGAGCGCTCACGCTCGGGCGCAGATACCTCTTCGACGAGGATCACGGACGACACGTCGCGTCGCTGGCCCTCTCCCTGTTCGACCAGCTCACCGAGGTCCACGGCCTCGAACCGCGCGACCGGCGGATTCTGCTGGCGGGAGCGATCCTGCACGACATCGGGCAGCACATCTCCTACGCGAAACACCACAAGCACTCGCTCTACCTGATCCATCACAGCGAGATACCGGGGATCGCCCCGAATGAACTGCCTCTCGTCGCCCTGGTGGCGCGTTACCACCGGCGGGCCGAACCGCGCCGCAGCCACTACCTGTACCGTGACCTCGGTCCTCGCAACCGCCGGCGGGTGGAGCGGCTCGCCGCCCTCCTGCGCATCGCGGACTCCCTAGACCGCGAGCACCTCCAACGCGTGCACAGCGTCGAGGCGCGCGTGCACGAGCACCGGCTCGAACTGCGTCTCGAGCGCAAGGGACGCCTGCTCCTCGAGCAGTGGGCGCTGCGCAAGAAAGGGAAGCTCTTCGCCCGCATCTTCGGCCTCGAACCGTACGTCACCTTCGACCTGGCCTCCGACTGACCTTCGGCCGAGACGTCCGAAACAAGCGGAAAATACGGCGCCGGGCATATATTACAGGCCCCGCGCCCGCAAACGGCCGGCGAGGTGACCAGGAGAGAGGGGCTGGGAGAGCCGCATGTCATCCGAGTCGAACGAGATTTCGCGCCGCCCGAGGCTTCATCGCGGGAGCCGCCGTCCCGGCGGGATTTCTCCGTCGGCGCCGTCGCGCTCCGCCGCCGTGAACCCATCGGCGCGCGAGGCCTCGACGCGTGAGGCTCCGGCGCCCGCCGAGACCGCACCGGCTCCGGAGCACGACGCCGATTCCACCCCCCGGGGCGACGCCGACTGGACCCCCCGTCCGTCCGGCCTGGAGATCGGCCATCGGGTAAAGGGCGTCCCGATCCTCCCGCGTGCGGCGGCGCCGAAGCCCGTTCCCGAGGGCGCGAAGCCGAGCCACCCGTCGCTCTATTTCAACGCGGAACTCAGTTGGCTGGATTTCAACTGGCGCGTGCTCTACCAGGCCATGGACGAGCGGACGCCGCTGCTCGAGCGACTCCGTTTCCTCGCGATCACGGAGAACAACCTCGACGAATTCGTGATGAAGCAGGTCGGCGGCCTCAAGCGAGTGCTCGGGGCCGGCGTGGTGAAGCCATCGCTGGACGGCCGGGGGCCCGCCGAGCAACTCGATCTCGTGCGCGAGGGCGTCCGCACCATGCGGGCCCGGCTGGCGGAAGTGTGGGAGGACGACCTCCGGCCGCGCCTCGCGGCGGAACTCGACATCGCCGTGCGCGACTTCGGCGACCTGAACGAGGAGGAACGCGAGCACGTACATCGCGTGTTCGCGGATCGCATCTATCCGGTCCTCACGCCGCTGGCCGTCGATCCGGGGCACCCGTTCCCCTTCCTGTCCAACATGAGCCTCTCGCTCGCCCTCATGCTCGAGCACCCGGAACGCCGGACCCGCCACTTCGCGCGGGTGAAGATCCCCACGGCGCTGCGCTGGGTCGAACTCCCGGAAAGCGGCCACGTGGTCCCCGTCGAGCAGGTAGTGCGGCACTTCGCGGGCGAACTCTTCCGGGGGATGAAGATCGAGAGCGCTTCACTCTTCCGCGTCACCCGAAACGCGGATGTGGCCCGAGACGAAGAGGTGGCGGACGACCTCCTGCAGATGATCTCGGAAGAGCTTCGCGAGCGGCGCTTCGCGCGCGTCGTACGTCTGGAGGTCGAGCCGGGCATGCCCGACGACGTGCGACAGTTCCTGGTTCGCCAGCTCGAGCTGGATGAGGACGACCTGTACGAGATACCGGGCCTGCTCGAGATGTCGGGTTTCTGGCAGATCGCGGCCGAGGGTCCCTGGGAGCACCGGCACGAACCCTGGGAGCCGATGATCCCGCCCCGTCTGATCCGCGAAGGCGAGACGGAGGACCGTCCCGACATCTTCACGGTGATTCGGGCGGGCGATGTCATGGTGCACCACCCGTTCGAGTCCTTCGCCGCGACGGTGCAGCGATTCATCGAGGAGGCCGCCGCGGATCCCGCGGTCGTCGCCATCAAGCAGACGCTCTACCGCACGGCGGAGCACTCGCGGATCATCGCCGCGCTGGTTCGGGCGGCCGAGGCGGGCAAGGCGGTCGCCGTGCTCGTGGAGGTCACGGCCCGCTTCGACGAGGCCGACAACATGGAGTGGGCTTCCGTGCTGGAGGAGGCCGGCGTCAACGTCACCTATGGCCTCGTCGGGCTGAAGACGCACGCAAAGGTCGCGCTCGTCGTCCGCGAGGAAGGGGACGAGATCCGCACCTACTGCCACATCGGCACCGGCAACTACAACTCGGAGACCGCGCAGATCTACGCGGACATCGGCATCCTCACCGCGCGTCCCGAAATCGGCCGCGACGCGGTGAACCTGTTCCACTACCTGACCGGGTACGCTCCCGACCAGCAGTACGAGGAACTCGTCGTGGCTCCCCGCGATCTTCGGCGGGCCCTCACCGCCCGGATCGAGCGCGAGATTTCACACGTCGAGGCCGGCCGGAAGGGGCGCATGATCATGAAGATGAACGGCCTCGACGATCCGAAGGTGATCCGCGCCCTCTATGCGGCGTCCGCGGCCGGCGTGAAGATCGACCTGATCGTCCGCGGCCAGTGCCGACTCCGCCCGGAGATTCCCGGCTTCAGCGAGAACATCCGCGTGCGCAGCATCGTCGGACGGTTCCTGGAACACGACCGGATCTTCTGGTGGGAAAACGACGGGAAACCTGAAGTGTGGATCGGGAGTGCCGACTGGCGTCGGCGGAACCTCGATGACCGCGTCGAAGTGATGCTGCCCGTCCGCGACAAGCGGATCCGGAAACGCCTTCGCAAGACGCTGCGCTTCGCCCTTCGAGACAATCAGCGAGCCTGGGAACTGCAGCCGACGGGGGAATACGTTCTGTGCGAGCGCGCGCCGGGCGAACGCCGCATCGACTACCAGAACCGGATGCTGAAGGCGGTCCGGAAACGCCGCCGCAAAGTGGACGACCACTGGAGCGCCTCGGGCTGACGGGCGGGCCGACCCGCAGGCGACCACGGCCTGCTAAGCCGGGTCCGGTGCGCCCTCCTGGTGCCGGATCGTGATGCCCTGGACCATGTAGACGACATCCTCCCCGATGTTCGTCGCCAGGTCCCCGATCCTCTCGAGGTTTCGCCCGATCAGGATGACCTGCAGGCACGCCGACAGGTTGTAGTCCGGCATATGAGTGATCATCACCCGGCCCAGCGAGTCCTGGAGCTGGTCCAGCCGGTCGTCCCGCGCGATCACCGACCGGGCGTCCTCCGCGTTCCGATGCGCGAACGCGTCCAGCGCGTCCCGCAGCATCGCCCTCGCCATGCGGCTCATCTCGTCCAGTTCGGGCGGGATCGGGACCTTCTTCTCGGCCCTCGCCAGCCGCTCCGCCGCTTCGGCGATGTTCACCGCGTGGTCGCCGATCCGCTCGAGGTCGTTGTTGATCTTGAGGACTGTGACGAGCACGCGCAGGTCGCTCGCGACCGGGTGGTGCAGGGCGAGGATCTCCACCGTGGATTCCTCGACCTCCACCTCGGCCCGGTCGATGGCGTCGTCCGCTTCCCGGATCGCCTCCACGTCCACGGCCGGCTGGCCCACGAGCGCCACGGCCCGCTGAACGAGTTGCTCGATGTCGTGCGCCATCCGGTGGAGCGTGCGCGTGACGTCGTCGAGCCGGTCGTCGAACTGCCTGAAGGACACTGCGCTAGCCCATCCGGCCCGTGATGTAGTCTTCGGTTCGCCGGTCCTCCGGGTTGGTGAACAAGCGCTGCGTCTCCTTGTACTCGACGAGTTCGCCCATGTAGAGGAAGGCGGTGTCGTCGCTGATGCGGGCGGCCTGCCGCATGTTATTCGTCACGATGACGATCGTGTAGTCTCCGCGCAGATTCCCGATGAGGTCTTCGATGCGGCCCGTCGCGATCGGATCGAGCGCGCTCGCCGGTTCGTCCATGAGGAGCACTTCCGGCTCGACCGCCAGCGCCCGGGCGATGCAGAGCCGCTGCTGCTGTCCGTTCGAGAGGCCGAGGGCGTCCGCGTCGAGCCGGTGGCTCACCTCGTCCCAGAGCGACGCCGCCCGCAGCGAAACCTCCACCCGATCGCGGATGTCGTCCTTGAAGCCGTTGATCCGCAGTCCGAACGCGATGTTCTCGAAGATCGATTTCGGGAAGGGGTTCGGCCTCTGGAACACCATCCCGATCGAGCGCCGCACATCGGCCGGATCGACCGCCGGCTCGTACAGATCCCGTCCCCGAAACAGCACCTGCCCGGTAATGCGGGCCTCCGGCACGAGGTCGTTCAGTCGGTTGAAGCAGCGCAGGAGCGTGCTCTTCCCGCAGCCCGATGGTCCGATGAAGGCTACGACCCGCCTCTCCGGTATCCGGAGGGAGATGTCTTCGATCACGCGCGTCTCGCCATAGCGGACGCCGAGTCCGATGGTCTCGAGGACCGCATCCGACGGCACGATCACCTCTCGTATCGGTTTCGAATCAGGACCGCGGCGGCGTTCATCAGCAACAGAACCCCCAGGAGTACAACTATGGCTCCTGCCGCCAGCGCGCGGAACTCCCCGTGCGGTTCGGTCGTCCAGTTGAAGATCTGGACCGGGAGGGCCGTGAAGGGGTCCACGGCCGAGACCGGATCGAAGGCGGTGAACGTGAAGGCCCCGATGACGAGAAGCGGGGCCGTCTCTCCCCCTGCGCGGGAAAGACTGAGAACCGTCCCCGAGAGGATGCGGGGCATGGCCGCCGGAAGCACGTGATGCCGGATCGCCTGCCAACGCGTGGCGCCGAGCGCATACGCGGCTGCCCGCAGCGAGCCGGGAACCGCGCGGATCGCCTCGCGGGCCGCGATGATGACGAGCGGGAGCACGAGCAGAGACAGCGTCGCCGCCCCGGTGAGGAGGCTCTGCTCCAGCGCGAGAAAGCGGACAAACACCGCCAGGCCCAGAAGGCCGTACACGATGGACGGCACGCCGGCCAGATTCGCGATGTTCGTCTGCAGCAGGCTCGTGAGGCGGTTCCGGGGCGCGTATTCCTCGAGATAGAGTGCGGCGCCCACCCCGAGCGGAAAGGACATCGCCGCCACCAGCGCCACCATCCACGCGCTGCTCAGGATCGCGGATCGGATCCCCGCGCGTTCGGGAAAGCGCGACGGGTCGTTCGCAAGGAAGTCGGGCGAGAGCGCCGGAATCCCGGCCGCGAGGATGCTCACGAGGAGGACCAGGAGCGACGCGACGCCGAACGCCACCGCGATGCGGCACAGCCACTTGAACCGGATGCCCGCGCGGCGCCGGGCCTCGACGCGCGGTTCGAAACGACCGCCTCGAAGCCGTCCGGACGGGAAGCTCACGTGTGACTCTCGCGGAAGCGGGTCGCCATGCGCCGACTCACGAGGTTGAGGACCAGCGTGATGAAGAAGAGGACCAGGCCGACGGCGAAAAGGGCGCGGTACTCGACCGTCCCCGACGGTGCATCGCCCAGGCTCGCCTGCACGATGTACGCCGTCATCGTCTGAACGCTCTCGAGCACGTCCAGCGTCATCCGCGGCGTCGCGCCGGCAGCCAGCGCCACGACCATGGTCTCGGCGACCGCGCGCGAGACGGCCAGGATGAAGCTGGCCGCGATCCCGGGGAGGCCGGCCGGCACAACGACACGCGTCGACACCTCAAGCCGGGTGGCGCCGAGGCCGTACGCGGCCTCCCGCAGCGAACGGGGCACCGCGCTCAGGGCATCCTCGGACAGGGATGAGACCATGGGGAGGATCATGATGCCGACGACGACGGCGGCGCTCGCCGCACTGAAGACTCCGGCGCCGGGGAAGACGGCGCGCAGAATCGGGGTCACGAAGACGACGGCGAAATAGCCGTAGACGACGGTCGGAATGCCCGCGAGGATCTCGAGCGCGGGTTTGACGATCCGCTTCGTCCGTCTCGACGCGTACTCACTGAGGTAGATCGCCGTCGCCAGGCCCGCCGGAAGCGCGACGAGCGCCGCCCCCCCCGCGACGAGAAGTGTGCCGTTCAGGAGCGGGAGAATCCCGAAAGACCGCGGAGCCAGGTCCGGAGACCAGCGCGTGCCCGCGAGAAACTCGAGGGGGGACACCTCGGTGAAGAAGCCGAGTGACTGGGTGAGCAGTACGACGACGATCCCGACGGTCGTCAGGATCGAGACCGCTCCACAGCCGAAGAGCAGCGCCCCGATCAGGCGCTCGCCCCACCGGCTGCGGCCCGCTCGAAGCTGCCCGTGAGGCCGCAACCGACCTTCAGGCCGGGACATCGACGCTCTTTCGGTCCGGTCTCCGCGCGGCGTCCGGGAGCGTGAACCAGACAGTCGTCCCCCGACCCAGCGCGCTTTCGATCCCGATCTCACCGCCGTGCGCCTCGACGAAGTGCTTCACGATCGCGAGCCCGAGTCCGGTCCCTCCCCGCGCGCGCGAACGGGCCGGGTCAACCCGGTAGAAGCGCTCGAACACGCGCTCGACGTGCACGGAGGCGATCCCCGGCCCGCGGTCGGAGACTTCCACGCGCTGGAACCGTCCATCCGACGCGACCCGCACGCTGATGGCCGGATCGTCGTCGCTGTAGCGCGCCGCGTTGTCGAGCAGGTTCCGCATGACCTGACGTACCGCATCCGGGTCCGCCCAGGCGGACTCCTCGGTCCCCGACACGCGCAGCTCGAGATCGTCCGCCCGGACTTTCGGCGAGAGCGTCTCCCAGGCCTCCCGGGCGACCGCCCCGACCGAGACCGTCGCCGGCTCGGGGCTCCAGCTGCCCGATTCGAGGAGAGAAAGGTCGAGCAGGTCATCGACCAGATAGCGCATGCGCGTCGCATTGAAGAGGATGCGCCGGGCAAATCCACCTGCCTGATCCGCGTCGATGCCTCCTTCGACGAGTGCCTCGGCGAAACCGACCACGCTCGTGAGCGGCGTCTTGAGTTCGTGCGACACGTTGGCCACGAAATCTCGTCGGACCCCCTCGAGTCGCCGCAGGACCGTGAGGTCGTGGAGTACGATGATTGCGCCCGACCGGTGTGGCCGGGTCGACATCAGCACGGTGTGTTCGCCGAGTTCCACCTCCGCCGTCGTGGATTCTCCCCGCTGCGCAGCGCTCACGGCCTCGGCGATGCCGGGAGAACGGAAGAGCGTGCCGACTCGAGCCCCGGGTGCGACATCGCGTCCGGCCCAGCGCTCGAAGGCGGGGTTGCAGAGACTCACCAGTCCTTCCCGGTCGATGAAGGCGAGGCCATCGTCCAACCGGTCGAACAGCACCCGCAGGTCGCCGGACTCGCGTTCGGAGACCTTCACGCGGTCGCGCACGCGGTCGACGGCTTCCCGCGCCTCTCCGAGTTCCCGGTCGGTTTTTCGGGCCACCAGTCGGGCAACCGGCCACAGCAGGAGCAGGATGCCCCCGAGGAGGGCGAACTCGACCCCCACGCCCGCCCCGTCGAGCCGGAGGAGGAGCCGGGCGGCGGCGTACGCCACGACGAGCACCGCGGCGGCGGCCAGAAAGAAGCGGTTCGCCACCTACTTGTCGAGCGCGCGGAATCGGTAGCCGATCCCCCGCACCGTTTCGAGGAGGGAGGCGGCGTTGCCAAGCTTGGTTCTCAGTCGGGCGACATGCATGTCGACCGTGCGCGTCTCGATCGCCGCGTTCGTGTCCCAGACGGCCTGGAGCAACTGGCGGCGGGTCTGCACGCGCCCCCGTCGCTCCAGCAGCACTTCGAGCAGACGGTACTCGAGCCGCGTCAGATCGACCTCCACGCCCTCCGAGAAGACCCGGTGCGCCTCCCGGTCGAGCACGACCGGTCCCACCGTTACCCTCCGCGACGTGGAGACGGGTTCGGCCTTCGACCGCCGCAGGAGCGCCTCGACCCGAAGCGTGAGTTCGCGGGCACTGAACGGCTTCGTGATGTAGTCGTCCGCGCCGACCTCGAATCCCTTGACCCGCTCGTCTTCCTCCCGCCTCGCCGTCAGGAGGATCACGGGCATCGAACTCGTGCTCTCGGCGCCCCGCAGCCGCTGCAGCACCTCGTATCCGTCCATGCCGGGCAGCATGAGATCGAGGATGATGAGGTCCGGCTGCTCGGCCTCCGCCGAGGTCAGCGCGCCCTGACCGTTCACGGCAGTCGTGACGCGGTATCCTTCGCGGCTCAGGTGATAGACGAGCACGCTGAGGATATCCGGTTCGTCGTCCACAACCAGGATCTGTGCGTCCGGCATCACTCCATCCGCGTCCAACGGGTCCAGGGCGGGCGGTATCGTAACACGTGACAGAGCGCGTTTCGACCCGTGACGAACTCGTGACAGTTCCTTGTCTGGAGACGTTACGCGACCCGCCTATCCTCCCCCCATGACAAGTCCGTCAGTAGTCGACCGGTCTCAGGTACCACTCCCCGATCGCGGTCGGCGAGAGCATTGCGACCGTCGGCAGGTGACGCTTCCAGTGCGTGCTCTCGAGTCGATCCGCGACGCGTTCGACCTTCTTCCTCTCGAACCCCGCTTCGACCAGGTCGTCCGGCCCGCGTCCGGAGATCAAGTGGTGGAGGATGAGATCGGCTTCCGGGTACGTGACGCCCAGGTCCTCCTCGTCCGTCTGCCCCTGAATCAGATCCGCTGTCGCCGGCTTGTCGACGACCTCGGCGGGCACGCCGACGGCCCGCGCCAGCGCCCATACCTGACTCTTGAACAGATCCCCCAGCGGATTCACCGGCGGGGAGTCGTCCGCGTGCCACGTATAGTAGCCGAGGAGACGCTCGGATTTGTTCCCGGTGCCGACGGGGAGCGCGGAGAGTTTGAAGGCCTGGTCGAAGAGGACGATCATCCGCTGGCGCGCCGCCACATTGCCCCTCCGGTGTCCACCCGCCCCGGGCTCGAACTCCTCGAGGTAGCCGTCCACGGCGCTCGTGACATCGATCGTGCGGGTCGGGATCTCGAACTTCTCCGCCACGAGCAGGGCGTGCTCGCGGCTCCAGGGGCTCGACGTCCGGTAGGGCAACAGGAGGGCGAGCACCGCTTCCGGGCCGAGCGCCTCCGCGCACAGCGCCGCCGTCAGGGCGGAATCCACTCCTCCCGACAACCCCACCACGACCCGGCGGAAGCCGCGCCGACGCTCGATCTCCTCGCGGAGGAACTGAACGAGCCAGTCCCGCACGAGGCCGGTGTCGATGTCGAGCGGGCTCGAATCGGCGGGGTCCGGAGCGCGGCTCTCGGCGATCCCCGGCGGCGGCCAGCCCCCGTTCATTCGATCTCGGCGGGGGGGCGGCCGACGCCGGATCCCGGACTGTTCACGAGAAGACGGGTCCAGGACCGTTCGAGGTCCGAGAAGAGCGGTTCTTCGGAGCGGGCGCGCGCGG comes from the Candidatus Palauibacter soopunensis genome and includes:
- the pstB gene encoding phosphate ABC transporter ATP-binding protein PstB, with protein sequence MIVPSDAVLETIGLGVRYGETRVIEDISLRIPERRVVAFIGPSGCGKSTLLRCFNRLNDLVPEARITGQVLFRGRDLYEPAVDPADVRRSIGMVFQRPNPFPKSIFENIAFGLRINGFKDDIRDRVEVSLRAASLWDEVSHRLDADALGLSNGQQQRLCIARALAVEPEVLLMDEPASALDPIATGRIEDLIGNLRGDYTIVIVTNNMRQAARISDDTAFLYMGELVEYKETQRLFTNPEDRRTEDYITGRMG
- a CDS encoding amidohydrolase family protein, with the translated sequence MSVSISAATASRRFRLARCVGVLVACLAAPAQVAGQSEAIAFTGAAVIDPATSGVLANATVVVRDGVIVSVVAEGEIPAAARTIDLGGRFLVPGLIDAHVHIGTLEAARRALLSGVTTARSMGAGFFADVGLRELSRRGSLAGPEILAAGYHVRPRPAEGLFLDEPGLSDLLGRDVRGPEALGRVARAMLDRGVDFIKVNATERAGLPETDPRKPFFTESELAALVAEASRGGVPVAAHAHGDRGGRAAVAAGVRSIEHGTYLGDETLRLMRERGTYLVPTIAVVSDLTVPGGDYDDPVLQVRGRHMLPRVRETAAAAHALGVPLVAATDTGYGSGSVLRMSHELMEFVGIGMSELDAIRAATTVAAELLGIADRTGRVAAGFEADLLVLDRNPLDDIGQYQDVLFVMSDGVIALDRLDFRADVIGADAIGADAIGTEEVGTRP
- the ppk1 gene encoding polyphosphate kinase 1 gives rise to the protein MSSESNEISRRPRLHRGSRRPGGISPSAPSRSAAVNPSAREASTREAPAPAETAPAPEHDADSTPRGDADWTPRPSGLEIGHRVKGVPILPRAAAPKPVPEGAKPSHPSLYFNAELSWLDFNWRVLYQAMDERTPLLERLRFLAITENNLDEFVMKQVGGLKRVLGAGVVKPSLDGRGPAEQLDLVREGVRTMRARLAEVWEDDLRPRLAAELDIAVRDFGDLNEEEREHVHRVFADRIYPVLTPLAVDPGHPFPFLSNMSLSLALMLEHPERRTRHFARVKIPTALRWVELPESGHVVPVEQVVRHFAGELFRGMKIESASLFRVTRNADVARDEEVADDLLQMISEELRERRFARVVRLEVEPGMPDDVRQFLVRQLELDEDDLYEIPGLLEMSGFWQIAAEGPWEHRHEPWEPMIPPRLIREGETEDRPDIFTVIRAGDVMVHHPFESFAATVQRFIEEAAADPAVVAIKQTLYRTAEHSRIIAALVRAAEAGKAVAVLVEVTARFDEADNMEWASVLEEAGVNVTYGLVGLKTHAKVALVVREEGDEIRTYCHIGTGNYNSETAQIYADIGILTARPEIGRDAVNLFHYLTGYAPDQQYEELVVAPRDLRRALTARIEREISHVEAGRKGRMIMKMNGLDDPKVIRALYAASAAGVKIDLIVRGQCRLRPEIPGFSENIRVRSIVGRFLEHDRIFWWENDGKPEVWIGSADWRRRNLDDRVEVMLPVRDKRIRKRLRKTLRFALRDNQRAWELQPTGEYVLCERAPGERRIDYQNRMLKAVRKRRRKVDDHWSASG
- the pstC gene encoding phosphate ABC transporter permease subunit PstC → MRPHGQLRAGRSRWGERLIGALLFGCGAVSILTTVGIVVVLLTQSLGFFTEVSPLEFLAGTRWSPDLAPRSFGILPLLNGTLLVAGGAALVALPAGLATAIYLSEYASRRTKRIVKPALEILAGIPTVVYGYFAVVFVTPILRAVFPGAGVFSAASAAVVVGIMILPMVSSLSEDALSAVPRSLREAAYGLGATRLEVSTRVVVPAGLPGIAASFILAVSRAVAETMVVALAAGATPRMTLDVLESVQTMTAYIVQASLGDAPSGTVEYRALFAVGLVLFFITLVLNLVSRRMATRFRESHT
- a CDS encoding response regulator transcription factor, giving the protein MPDAQILVVDDEPDILSVLVYHLSREGYRVTTAVNGQGALTSAEAEQPDLIILDLMLPGMDGYEVLQRLRGAESTSSMPVILLTARREEDERVKGFEVGADDYITKPFSARELTLRVEALLRRSKAEPVSTSRRVTVGPVVLDREAHRVFSEGVEVDLTRLEYRLLEVLLERRGRVQTRRQLLQAVWDTNAAIETRTVDMHVARLRTKLGNAASLLETVRGIGYRFRALDK
- a CDS encoding Ppx/GppA phosphatase family protein; the encoded protein is MPQTTPPLPRETAGGREPLSFPLRVAAIDVGSNAFRFVAAEFSDPNHYVELASERVPVRLGHSAFLTGELSPSAIDRTVEGFRRFREDIDRLGIEHVRAVATSAVRESRNGADLVRRVEEDAGIRLDLISGTDEARLVWMSVKQRFDFGDSKWMLVDLGGGSVEVSLADESGIMWSESHRMGSVRLLEELTGADDAPAHFANLLAEYAATLCIPHASKHWTPVQLIATGGNIEALARLAGHSDAGGTRRITRAELAMAIEEFSHLSYSQRIGRLGLREDRADVILPAAIVYDRVAELAGAEQILVPGVGVKEGVLFDLVDELTSGAGFGRLERIVHEGALTLGRRYLFDEDHGRHVASLALSLFDQLTEVHGLEPRDRRILLAGAILHDIGQHISYAKHHKHSLYLIHHSEIPGIAPNELPLVALVARYHRRAEPRRSHYLYRDLGPRNRRRVERLAALLRIADSLDREHLQRVHSVEARVHEHRLELRLERKGRLLLEQWALRKKGKLFARIFGLEPYVTFDLASD
- a CDS encoding NAD+ synthase; its protein translation is MNGGWPPPGIAESRAPDPADSSPLDIDTGLVRDWLVQFLREEIERRRGFRRVVVGLSGGVDSALTAALCAEALGPEAVLALLLPYRTSSPWSREHALLVAEKFEIPTRTIDVTSAVDGYLEEFEPGAGGHRRGNVAARQRMIVLFDQAFKLSALPVGTGNKSERLLGYYTWHADDSPPVNPLGDLFKSQVWALARAVGVPAEVVDKPATADLIQGQTDEEDLGVTYPEADLILHHLISGRGPDDLVEAGFERKKVERVADRLESTHWKRHLPTVAMLSPTAIGEWYLRPVDY
- the pstA gene encoding phosphate ABC transporter permease PstA is translated as MSFPSGRLRGGRFEPRVEARRRAGIRFKWLCRIAVAFGVASLLVLLVSILAAGIPALSPDFLANDPSRFPERAGIRSAILSSAWMVALVAAMSFPLGVGAALYLEEYAPRNRLTSLLQTNIANLAGVPSIVYGLLGLAVFVRFLALEQSLLTGAATLSLLVLPLVIIAAREAIRAVPGSLRAAAYALGATRWQAIRHHVLPAAMPRILSGTVLSLSRAGGETAPLLVIGAFTFTAFDPVSAVDPFTALPVQIFNWTTEPHGEFRALAAGAIVVLLGVLLLMNAAAVLIRNRYER
- a CDS encoding ATP-binding protein, encoding MANRFFLAAAAVLVVAYAAARLLLRLDGAGVGVEFALLGGILLLLWPVARLVARKTDRELGEAREAVDRVRDRVKVSERESGDLRVLFDRLDDGLAFIDREGLVSLCNPAFERWAGRDVAPGARVGTLFRSPGIAEAVSAAQRGESTTAEVELGEHTVLMSTRPHRSGAIIVLHDLTVLRRLEGVRRDFVANVSHELKTPLTSVVGFAEALVEGGIDADQAGGFARRILFNATRMRYLVDDLLDLSLLESGSWSPEPATVSVGAVAREAWETLSPKVRADDLELRVSGTEESAWADPDAVRQVMRNLLDNAARYSDDDPAISVRVASDGRFQRVEVSDRGPGIASVHVERVFERFYRVDPARSRARGGTGLGLAIVKHFVEAHGGEIGIESALGRGTTVWFTLPDAARRPDRKSVDVPA
- the phoU gene encoding phosphate signaling complex protein PhoU; its protein translation is MSFRQFDDRLDDVTRTLHRMAHDIEQLVQRAVALVGQPAVDVEAIREADDAIDRAEVEVEESTVEILALHHPVASDLRVLVTVLKINNDLERIGDHAVNIAEAAERLARAEKKVPIPPELDEMSRMARAMLRDALDAFAHRNAEDARSVIARDDRLDQLQDSLGRVMITHMPDYNLSACLQVILIGRNLERIGDLATNIGEDVVYMVQGITIRHQEGAPDPA